A segment of the Nitrospina gracilis 3/211 genome:
TTCGTGCCGATTTTTCCGAATCCATGATCAGCAACTCGATCTTCCAGAAAGCACAGATGGATTCGACCCAGTTTGTGCGGGCGGAAATCAAGAACAGCCGTTTCAACGACGCGCATCTCACCCAGGCCCTGTTTCAAAACGCCTATATCACCGACGTCCAATTCAGGGGGGCCGACCTCAGCCACTCCAGTTTTTCAGAAACCGATTTCGACAACGTGGATTTCAGCGGCGCCATTCTGGAAGGCACGGATCTTTCCGGAAACAATTTTTACGGTGTCACATTCGAAAGCACCAGCATGGCCTATGTTCTCCTCAATCTGGCGGACCTGACGGAGGTCACCGCGCTGGATACCGATTTCAGCGGAGCGGATCTTTCCGGAACGCTGTTTTACCGGGCCAACCTGACCGGCTCCCGTTTTCAGAATTCGGACCTCGATTCGGTCGACTTCACCGGAGCCAACCTCAAGTTCGCCGACTTCCGTAACGCCCGTAACCTGCGCGACCCCCGAGGCCATCTGCAGCCAACGATCACCAAAGCGGAGAACTGGAAGAAGGCCCTGTGGGATGATGACATCCGAAAGGAACTCGGCATCGATGACAGGACGCTGAACCGGTCGATCATGCTCTATGTCGATCATCATTTCGGAAACGAATCGCAGGAAGAAAGAAGCCGGGTCACCCGAAACATCCAGGAGTTTTACAGACTCGTCCAGGCACCGGTTCAACAAAAAGTCCTCACCATCAAGGCATTGGGGCGCAATCCGGACGCCACCAGCCGGAACCGCTCTCTTCCCTAAACCACCCACCATTGATTACGGTTACTCCCTGTTCCTTTGTAAGGGATTCGGCCCTTCTTCCGACATGGCCTGCGATTCACTGAAAAGTATGCTTTAATGAAACGGGGGACATGCATGGCGAAAAAAGATTTCAACCTCATTGTGATTGGCGGCGGCTCCGCGGGCCTGGTTTCGGCGTATATCGGGTCGGTGCTCAAAGCCAAAGTGGCGCTCATCGAAAAGCACAAGATGGGTGGCGACTGCCTGAATACCGGTTGTGTGCCTAGCAAGGCGCTCATTCGAAGCGGCAAGATCCTTTCCTATATCCAGCGTCATGAAAAATTCGGTTTGAAGTCCGCCACCGCGGATTTTAATTTCGCCGACATCATGGAGCGCGTGCAGGCGATCATCAGCAAAGTCGAGCCGCACGACAGCATCGAGCGCTACACGCGACTGGGAGTCGACTGCTTCACCGGCGAGGCCCGGATTCGGTCCCCCCACGAAGTGGAAGTGAACGGCCAAGTCCTCACCACGAAGAACATCATCATCGCCACCGGTGCACGGCCTGCGGTGCCGCCCATCCCCGGCCTCGACCAGGTGGAGGCGCTCACCTCCGACACCCTGTGGAATCTGCGCGAGTTGCCGAAACGCCTGCTGGTGGCGGGCGGCGGGCCCATCGGTTCCGAACTGGCGCAGGCCTTGGCCCGTGTCGGCAGCAAGGTGACGCAGGTGGAAATGTTGCCGGACATCCTGAGCCGTGAAGACGAGGAAGTCAGCCGAACCGTGCGGGAAAAATTTCTGGCGGAGGGCATCGATGTGCGCACCAACACCCGCTGCAAGGAAGTGGTCAAGGAGGGCGGGCGCACCTTCATGCGCCTCGAAACGCAGAACGGTACGGAAGACATCGAATTCGACCGGGTGCTGGTGGCGGTCGGCCGGGCGGCGAATGCGAAGGGGTTCGGGCTGGAAGAGATCGGTGTGAAACTCGGTCCGCGCGGCACGGTGGAAGTGGACGATTACCTGCGCACCACGATGCACAAGAACATCTATGCCTGCGGCGACGTGGCGGGGCCGTACCAGTTCACCCACACCGCCGCGCACCAGGCGTGGTACTGCGCCGTCAACGCACTGTTCAGTCCGTTCAAAAAATTCAGGGTCGATTACCGCGTCATCCCGTGGTGCACGTTCACCGATCCGGAAGTGGCGCGGGTCGGCCTGAACGAGAGAGAAGCGAAGGAGAAAAACATTCCGTATGAAGTGACGACCTACGGAATCGACGATCTCGACCGCGCCATCGCCGACAGCGAGGACCACGGTTTCGTGAAGGTGCTGACCGTGCCCGGAAAAGACAAAATTCTAGGCGTGACCATCGTCGGCTACCACGCGGGGGACCTCATCGCCGAATATGTTCTCGCCATGAAGCACGGTCTCGGCCTCAACAAAATCCTCGGCACCATACACATCTACCCCACCATGGCAGAGGCCAACAAGTTCGCTGCCGGCGTCTGGAAACAGGCGCACGCCCCTCAGGGTCTTCTCAAGTGGGTGCAGAAATTTCACGCATGGCGGCGCGGGTAACCCGCCCTTGCCGCCTCAACGATTTCGGTTTCAGATTTCGATGTAGAGTCCATCGTCCCGTAACTGCACGCGGTAGGTGGGTTGGGACTGCGTGCGGTCGAACTTGCACAACCCGGTCTTGATGTGCCAGGGGTGACCTTCCCTCGCGCAGGCGGCGTACATGCCTTTCAGGGTGCCGCGTCCCAGGCTCGATCCGCACATTTTACAGGCATCGGTGATGACGAAAAAGCGACCCCCACTCTGGTAAAGCGCAAGGGTGTAGGGGTATTCCGTGAATGGATGGTTGAACTGGATGATGCGGCCTTCGTTTTCGGGGGGAGCGTCGTCCAGCCCGGAGATTTTGACGTCGGACATGGATTCGGTTATTCCTTGGGAAGATAGGGACCGAAATGGTCGCGGAAGTATTTCTCCAGGTCCCAGCGGAACCGGCCTTTGAGGTGCGGCAGTTTCTCGGCCACCTCGTGGTCGAATTTCACATATTCTTCAGAAAGGGTTTGGACCTCTTCATCGCGCTTTACGTTGGGGTCCAGGTAGGAGTCGCCCAATGCGGAGGAGGCGACGATCAGGTCCTGTCCTTTGCGGATCCAGCGACCGAGCAACAGGCGTTCTTCTTCGGAACCGGGTTCAATACTCATGCTTCTCCTAACTTCCTCTATTCTTACGGTTTATCGGATAAAATCAGGGCGTAACGATTTGAAAAGAGACGACCGGAAACCCCGTGGGGGAATTGCGGGTACGGGTGTTGAAAATTGGTTGGGTAATAAGTTAGCATAGGGTCCTCAGAATATCAACGACTTGCAATCCTGCAATCCCGATCCACTAATAAGGGAATTCGAATGACGACGGAAAGTGAAACTCCGCGGTCTGCGGAGCAATGGTTTCAAATCGGCCTCGAACGCGGCCGCGCCGGGGACAACGACGGCGCGATCGAAGCCTATGACAAATGCACGGATCAGGACCCGGCTCATTTCAAAGCCTGGTTCAACAAGGGCATCCGCTACGGCAAGATTCCGAAAAACGTGAAGGCGATGGAATGTTTTCAGAAAGCCGTGGAGCTGAAGCCTGAAGACGTGATGGCGCATTACAGCCTGGGCCTCATCCTCAACCTGCTCGGCATGATCGACGAGTCGGTCAAGCATTACGAAGAGGCACTCAAGATCAATCCCAACTTCGCGCGCGCCCACAGCAACCTGGCGACCGTGCATTACTCGGTCAAACGCGGACGCGAGGCCATCCACCACCTGCGCATCGCCAAGGACCTGTTCAAGGAACAGGGCGACACGGTGATGACGGAAACGGCGGAAGACCTTTTGCGTGAGTGCTACCACGAGTTCAAAATGTCGCCGGAAGACTTCGAGTGACGCTCCTTTCCGACCCTTCCACACCGATTCGCATCCATCATGGATTATGACATCATCGTGATCGGCGGCGGTTCCGCGGGATATGCCGCGGCCAGCGCCGCCGAACACGCCGGTGCCAAAGTCGCCATATTCGATCCGGGGCCGCTGGGCGGACTCTGCATCCTGCGCGGGTGCATGCCGACCAAAACCATCCTGCGCTCGTCGGACGTGATGGGGCTGATGCAGAGGGCCGGGGAGTTCGGCCTCGCCACCGACAACCCGCGCGCCGACCTCGCCGCCATCATCGACCGTAAAACGAAACTCATCGACGACTTCACCCGTTACCGCGTCGAGCAGTTGAAAAGTCCACGGTTCACATTGATCGAACAACCCGTGCGTTTTGTCTCCTCCACAGCCGTCGAAGCCGGCGGCAAACGCTACAGCGCACACGCCTTCATCATCGCCACCGGCTCCGTGATCGCCGACATCCCCGTGCCGGGTCTCGCCGAGGCCGGGTTCATGACCAGCGACGACGTCTTGGAATTGCGCGAGCAACCGGACTCCATGATGGTATTGGGAGCGGGTTTCGTCGGCGTGGAGTTGGCGCAGTTTTTCCAGCGTATCGGCACGCAGGTGACCGTGGTGCAGAGAAGCGGTCATATCCTGTCGGCGCAGGACGAAGACATGGCCCGCCCGGTGGAAGCGCGTTTCCGCGAGGAAGGCATGGCCGTGTACACCGGCACGCGCGACCTGAAAATCAGCGTCCAGGATGGAAAACGCTGTGCCCACTTTCTGCACGAGGGAAAAGAAACCACCGTGTCCGCGTCCACCATCTTGAATGCACTCGGAAGAACGCCGAATGTTGCGGGACTGAATCTGGAAGCGGCGGGGGTGAAAATGGGCGACTGGGGCATCGCGGTGGACGCCACCATGCGCACCAGCAAACGCAACATCTTCGCCGTGGGCGACGTCAACGGCCTGCACGAGGTGGTGCACATCGCCATCCAGCAGGGCGAGATCGCCGCGCACAACGCGCTGAATCCCGACGGGGCGCAACAGCGGTTTGAGGAACGGATGAAAACCAGCGTGGTGTTCACCGACCCGGCGGTGGCCAGCGTCGGTTACTCCGAGAAAGAATGCCTGCACAACAACTGGCCGTACCTCGCCGCGTCGTACCCCTTCGACGACCACGGCAAGTCGCTGTGCCTCGGCGAGACGCACGGCCTGGTGAAACTGCTGTGCCATCCGGAAACCGGCACCCTCATCGGCGGGCACATCACCGGTCCGGAAGCAGGCGAGTTGATCCACCACCTCACCGCCGTCATGTACTACCACGGCACCGTGCACGATATGCTCAAGATGCCCTACTACCACCCCACCCTGTCCGAAATCCTCACCTACCCCGCCGAAGAGTTGGCTGAAAAAATCGGGTGACCACACGGGCACATTCATTTTTAGTTGATTTTTTCGTCTTTCCGAACCATTCTTAACCCATCTTTACCATTCACCCGCCTTGTTCCGGAACTTCCCCGCCCGGGAACCGTTTCGGAAAAAAATTTAGGAGTCAGTCATGAAACGCCGAACGATCGTCCTGTTCCTTCTGGTTTCCACCGTGGGGTGTGCGCATTTCGTGGACCCGGCTCGCGACCACGAACTGGAAACCAACAAACAATACTGGCTGGATTACGATGCCAGCCGCCGCGGCACGTTCTTTTTCAAGGACAATGCAGGCAATTACAAAACCTGCGCCGAACCCTCGCCGGACGTGGCGTACAAGCTGGCCGAAAAACTGGAAGCCATGGGCACCTACGCCGGGGTGGAAGGCAAGGGCAAAGCGGATTTCAACCAGGATGTTGTCAACCTGGCTGAACGCACGCAGATGATCATGTTCCTGAGAGAGGCCCTGTTCCGCCTGTGCGAACTGAGCATGAACTCCAACCTGAAACCGGACGACCACGTGAAACTGTACAAGGATGTCCTGAAAGCCGCTCTGAATCTGGCCGAGTCCGAAGCCAGCAAAAGTCAGGCGCGTTTGAAGGAGGCGGAGACCAAACGGTTGGAAACCCTGCAAAAAATCAAAAAGAGCACCGGTTCCCTGCTTGAAGGCATGGAAAACCCCACCAGTCCCTGACCGGCGGCTTATGAAAAACGAAAGGAGGTCGCGATGAGTGCATTCTTGGATGTATTGAAGAAACTCAAGGAACAGGATCAGGAATTCGTCACCGTGCTGGGGGGCCGGGAAGTTCCGGTCAAAATCAAAACCATTCAGGACGACTGGATCGTTTTGGTCGATGATACAAACAACCAACGGTACGACCTGCACACCACCAGCGTGATCATCGTCAGCACGGTTCAATAACCCATCCAACGCGCCCCGGGCGGGCGGCAAGACGGTTCACCCCATCCGGGACGCACATTCTCGGGGAGGGATCGTTATGGACAAGAAAATAGCGGTGTTCATCGTTCATGGAATCGGTTCTCAGAAAAAAGGATTCAGCGAGGCCATAGAGAAGAACCTGCGTTCCAATTTCAGAAATGCGCTCCGGCACATGGGGGAGGATCACCGCACCGGAATCGAAGACGCACTGCTCTTTAAGGAAGGATTGTGGGCGGACATTGTTCAAGAGGGCGAGGATGAACTGCAGAAACGGTTGTTCCGCGACCCGGACACGGACGTCGACTGGCTTTGCTGTCGCCGGTTTTCTATCGACAACTTCGGGGATGCCATTTCTTACTGCAAGGGACCCAACGAAGGCCCTTACTCCCAGTACCGCAAAATCCATGAACGAATCGGCCAGCTCATTAAAGAGATTTCCGATCAAACCCATCCCAGCGAGAACACCCTGCTCACCGTTGTCTCGCACAGCCTGGGAACGGTCATTCTTTCCGACTACTTTTACGATACCCGCAATACATTGAAACCCGACCGGCAGTTGGTCTTCACCAATTTTTTCACTCTGGGCAGTCCCATCTCCATTTACGCCAACCGGTTTTACAATTGCGAAAGCGACTCCGATCCCTTCGCGGGATTCCTACCGCAAAAAGTGGAAGACGAACAGGGTGTCTGGGTGAATATTTTTGATGAAGACGACATCGTCGGTTATCCCATCCGTCCGATCAACGCCCATTGCAGAGAAGCCGTCACGGCGGATATCAACATCGATGTAGGCTCATTTCTCTTGGGGTGGACTCCTTTTTGCCACCGGGGATACTGGAAAAATAAAAAGATCGGCAAGGTCATAGCTGAAAAACTGGCGATCGACTGGTTGCGCGTGCACGGGGAGGCTGCGGAAACGACAATGAAGCGAATCGGCGATTACAAAAAACGGTACAAAATGCCGGAGAGTTAAACGCGGACCAGTTGGTCGGCCAGACGGTCGATGTGGTCCTGCGGGGTGAGTTCGGTGGCGCAGATCAGAAGGCAGTTGGCGAGGTTTTCATAATGCTGACCGAGCGGCAGGCCGGCGACGATCTTCTCCTGCAACAGTTGATCGCGCACTTGCTCTGCGGGCTTCGGGCATTCCAGTACGAATTCGTTGTACGTTTCACCTGAAAAACGAATCTTGAAACCCTTCAGCTTCGACAGTTTGTTCTTCATGTAATCGGCGTGGAGCAGGTTGCGTTTCGCCACCTCGTGCATGCCGTCCTTGCCCATCGCCGCCATGTACACCGTCGTCGCCAGCGCGCACAGGCCCTGGTTGGTGCAGATGTTGGACGTCGCCTTTTCGCGGCGGATGTGCTGTTCGCGCGTGGCCAGGGTCAACGCATACGCACGATGGCCTTCGCGGTCCATCGTTTCGCCGACAATGCGGCCCGGCAGTTGGCGGAAAAATCCTTCCTTCGTCGCAAAGAAGCCGACGTACGGCCCGCCGTACGACACCGGCAAACCCAGCGCCTGGCCTTCGCCGACGCAGATGTCCGCGCCGCGCTCGCCGGGCGGTTTCAATATTCCCAAAGACGTCGCCTCCGCCACTGCCACCACCAGGCGGGTGTTCTTCTCTTTCAGGAATTCGCTCAACTCCGCATACTGTTCAACCACGCCAAAAAAGTTCGGGCTCTGTATCACAACGCAACTGGTGTTGTCGGTGAGGTTCTTCTTGATGAATTCGAGATCGAAGCGCCCGTCGTCGCCGAACGGGATTTCCTTGTAAGTGATGCCGAGTCCCTGCGTGTAGGTGCGGGCCACGTGCCGGTACTCCGGATGCACGCTCTTCGCCATCAACACTTCCGTCCCGCCGTTGATGCGGTACGCCATCAGCACCGCCTCTGCCAAGGCGGTCGAGCCGTCGTACATCGACGCGTTGGCGATCTCCATTCCCGTCAGCATGCAAATCATGCTCTGGAATTCGAAGATGGCCTGCAGGGTGCCCTGGCTGACTTCCGGCTGGTACGGCGTGTAACAGGTGGCAAACTCGCCGCGCAGGATCATGTGGTTCACGATCGACGGCGTGAAATGCCGGTACGCCCCCGCGCCGAGGAACACCGAGTACTCGTCCGGGTTCAGGTTGCGCGCTTCCAGCCGCCGCATGGCCTGCACCATATCCGCCTCGGAGAGTGCGGCGGGCAGATTCAGCGGCTCCACCAGCCGCAGGCTTTCGGGGATGGATTGGAACAGCTCGGCCACCTCACCAATGCCGATGGCGGCGAGCATTTCCTGGATGTCGGTTTCGGTGTGCGGGATATAACGCATTTTTAGAGCAGAGGGGGTTTGAGGATTACTGGTTTTGTTCTTTCAGAAAATTTTCGTAGTCTTCAGCGGAGAGCAGGCCGTTCTTCACTTTGGCGTCTTTCAGCTCGACCTCAACAATCCAGCCCTTGCCGTAAGGCTCCTGGTTGATGAGCTCCGGATGCGCTTCGAGTTCCTTGTTGACCTTGGACACCTTGCCGCTGGCGGGAGCGTAGAGATCGGACACGGTTTTGACCGACTCCACCACGCCGAACGTGCTCTCCTGTTGCAGATCGGAGCCTTCCTTCGGCAGTTCGACGAACACCACATCGCCCAGTTGGTCCTGCGCGAACGCCGTGATGCCGATCACTCCTTTATTGCCGTCGATGCGGAGCCATTCGTGCTCGCGCGTGTACATCAGGTCCTTCGGGACTTCCATTGTCGCCTCCTGTAATTGATTCCACCGGGTACCGCGTTCGCGCGGTCCGCATTCAGTTTTTCTTGACGTTGCTGGGCACCATGGGGAGGGATATGATTTCCGCCGCCACCGCCTGGTTGCGGATTTCCACTGAAACCTCGTTGCCCACCTGGGCCATCTCTGTGGGTACATAACACAGAGCCACCCCGGTATTCAAGGACGGGGAAAACGTGCCGCTGGTGACCTCTCCCACCGCCCGGCCGTCCTGCAGAATTTTGTAGTGCGAGCGGGGTACGCCGCGTTCCTTCATCTTGATTGCGACCAGTTTCCGTGACAACCCCGCTTCCTTTTGTTTTTTAAGCGCTTGCTTGCCAACGAAGTCGGTTTCCTTTTTCAGTTTGATGACAAACCCGAGCCGCGCTTCAAGCGGGTTGTGCTCGGCATCAATCTCCTGCCCGTAAAGCGGGTACCCCATTTCGATACGCAGGGTATCGCGCGCGCCCAGGCCGATGGGTTGCAAATCGTACTGTTTTCCCGCCTCCATAATTTTTTCGTACACCGCCGCCGCGTCGTCCACCGACAGGTAAATCTCGAATCCATCTTCTCCGGTGTAGCCGGTGCGGGAAATGATGCAGTCGGCGCCTTCAATCCTGCCGCGCTGAAACGTGTAATAGGCGATGTCGGCCACCGGGATGTCGAGCATCGGTTTCAGCAACGCTTCAGCGTGCTTGCCCTGCACCGCCAACTGGGCTGTCTGGTCGCTCGTGTTCTCTACCGTGACGTCGAATCCCTTCGTCTGCTGTTCGATCCAGTCGAAATCCTTGTCCGTGTTGGCGGCGTTGACACACAGAAAATAATGATCGTCGTCGAAGCGGTGGATCAAAAGGTCGTCCACCACGCCGCCGTTCTCATAACACATCAGGCTGTAGAGGATGCCGCCGTCGGTCATCTTCTCCACATCGTTGGTGACCAGGTGTTGCAGGAAGGCCTTCGCCTGCGGGCCCTTCACCTCCACCTCGCCCATGTGGCTGACGTCGAAAATGCCGACGCCGTCGCGCACGGTGCGGTGTTCGTCCATGACCCCCTTGTACTGAATGGGCATATCCCATCCGGCAAACGGCACCATTTTGGCGCCCAGGCGGACATGGATTGCGTGAAGAGGGGTGGTTTTTAAAGGTGTGTTGACTGACATGTGTTTTTATAATGACAAAAAATTCACGGCATGTAAAACGACTTGTATAATGAAAATAAGGCGGGAGATCAACCCGGAATTGGATTTATCCTTAATTCATAGTATATTAGGCACTTTTTTCCGGCGGGAACACATTGACTCCATGTTTTCCGGTTTCATATTTATAATGGTATCACCAATCGCCTGACAAAAGCCATGGACGTTCCGTACCAATACAAACAATTCGATGCGGTTGTGGTGGCCGGGGAAGGTCTGCACAGTTACCAGGTCCTGCACCAGCACAAGG
Coding sequences within it:
- the gcvPA gene encoding aminomethyl-transferring glycine dehydrogenase subunit GcvPA; the protein is MRYIPHTETDIQEMLAAIGIGEVAELFQSIPESLRLVEPLNLPAALSEADMVQAMRRLEARNLNPDEYSVFLGAGAYRHFTPSIVNHMILRGEFATCYTPYQPEVSQGTLQAIFEFQSMICMLTGMEIANASMYDGSTALAEAVLMAYRINGGTEVLMAKSVHPEYRHVARTYTQGLGITYKEIPFGDDGRFDLEFIKKNLTDNTSCVVIQSPNFFGVVEQYAELSEFLKEKNTRLVVAVAEATSLGILKPPGERGADICVGEGQALGLPVSYGGPYVGFFATKEGFFRQLPGRIVGETMDREGHRAYALTLATREQHIRREKATSNICTNQGLCALATTVYMAAMGKDGMHEVAKRNLLHADYMKNKLSKLKGFKIRFSGETYNEFVLECPKPAEQVRDQLLQEKIVAGLPLGQHYENLANCLLICATELTPQDHIDRLADQLVRV
- the gcvT gene encoding glycine cleavage system aminomethyltransferase GcvT; amino-acid sequence: MSVNTPLKTTPLHAIHVRLGAKMVPFAGWDMPIQYKGVMDEHRTVRDGVGIFDVSHMGEVEVKGPQAKAFLQHLVTNDVEKMTDGGILYSLMCYENGGVVDDLLIHRFDDDHYFLCVNAANTDKDFDWIEQQTKGFDVTVENTSDQTAQLAVQGKHAEALLKPMLDIPVADIAYYTFQRGRIEGADCIISRTGYTGEDGFEIYLSVDDAAAVYEKIMEAGKQYDLQPIGLGARDTLRIEMGYPLYGQEIDAEHNPLEARLGFVIKLKKETDFVGKQALKKQKEAGLSRKLVAIKMKERGVPRSHYKILQDGRAVGEVTSGTFSPSLNTGVALCYVPTEMAQVGNEVSVEIRNQAVAAEIISLPMVPSNVKKN
- a CDS encoding tetratricopeptide repeat protein codes for the protein MTTESETPRSAEQWFQIGLERGRAGDNDGAIEAYDKCTDQDPAHFKAWFNKGIRYGKIPKNVKAMECFQKAVELKPEDVMAHYSLGLILNLLGMIDESVKHYEEALKINPNFARAHSNLATVHYSVKRGREAIHHLRIAKDLFKEQGDTVMTETAEDLLRECYHEFKMSPEDFE
- a CDS encoding dihydrolipoyl dehydrogenase family protein; the protein is MDYDIIVIGGGSAGYAAASAAEHAGAKVAIFDPGPLGGLCILRGCMPTKTILRSSDVMGLMQRAGEFGLATDNPRADLAAIIDRKTKLIDDFTRYRVEQLKSPRFTLIEQPVRFVSSTAVEAGGKRYSAHAFIIATGSVIADIPVPGLAEAGFMTSDDVLELREQPDSMMVLGAGFVGVELAQFFQRIGTQVTVVQRSGHILSAQDEDMARPVEARFREEGMAVYTGTRDLKISVQDGKRCAHFLHEGKETTVSASTILNALGRTPNVAGLNLEAAGVKMGDWGIAVDATMRTSKRNIFAVGDVNGLHEVVHIAIQQGEIAAHNALNPDGAQQRFEERMKTSVVFTDPAVASVGYSEKECLHNNWPYLAASYPFDDHGKSLCLGETHGLVKLLCHPETGTLIGGHITGPEAGELIHHLTAVMYYHGTVHDMLKMPYYHPTLSEILTYPAEELAEKIG
- the gcvH gene encoding glycine cleavage system protein GcvH, with protein sequence MEVPKDLMYTREHEWLRIDGNKGVIGITAFAQDQLGDVVFVELPKEGSDLQQESTFGVVESVKTVSDLYAPASGKVSKVNKELEAHPELINQEPYGKGWIVEVELKDAKVKNGLLSAEDYENFLKEQNQ
- a CDS encoding Rieske (2Fe-2S) protein, whose protein sequence is MSDVKISGLDDAPPENEGRIIQFNHPFTEYPYTLALYQSGGRFFVITDACKMCGSSLGRGTLKGMYAACAREGHPWHIKTGLCKFDRTQSQPTYRVQLRDDGLYIEI